Genomic DNA from Prunus persica cultivar Lovell chromosome G1, Prunus_persica_NCBIv2, whole genome shotgun sequence:
TCTAATCTATTTAAGCTTTAAttcattaataaatatttttatatgttttttattCTCTTGATTAGttattttgttgagtttttattttgattagtTAGTATAAATAAATTAGGGCTTTTTAATAATTAGATTGTATATGCTTTAGTTAGATTATATCTTGGTATATTGGattagtttttgtgttttgttaatttatgaagattcttatatattattgttttattagttgtgattttattttggttagtttgaataaattagggaTTTGTTTAATAGAttgtatttatatttgttaGTTTGTATGCTCTATTGATTATTTCTACCCATACATATACAGTTATGGATCGATATTATAAGAGAAAGTTTTCATCAACTACTTCTAGTTTGGATAATGTGGGTAGTTCAAGTTTAAGAGATGTGGGTATTTTGAGAGATGTGGTGGGTAGTTCGAAAGAAAGTGAGTTGCAAGATGTCTTGGCTAATCTTCCTGCAAACCCTGGACTTCAGCCTCAATTGTTGGATTATGATCCTAACATTCGAGATGAAGTTTGAAGAGCATATCTACAAAAGGGTTCATGTCAACCTAAGGATCACACATTTCCACAAACCGATCTTTCAGGATATGATCGACGCTTTAATGTCAAGTGGTTTGATGAGTTTGACTGGTTGGAGTACAGTATTAGTAAAGATGCTGCATTttgcctttatttttatctcttcaaatccaatttcaaaattgGTCAAGGGTGTAATGATGCCTTCACAGAGATgggttttagaaattaaaagaagaaaaataaaattaggcaACATATTGGAGGTGTTGGGAGTGTTCATAATCAATCAAGACAATATTGTGTGGATCCTATGAATTAGAAGCAACACATCCAAACAGTTTTGATAAAGCAATCAGACCAAGCTGTCATTGATTCGTATTTTCTTGACAGCTTCTCTTAATTGTGTGAGATTTTTGTTGAAGCAAGGTCTTCTTTTCATGGTAATAAAGAGAGTGACACTCCAAACAACAAGGGGAATAATGTAGAACTCTTACAATTTCTTGTTGATCATGATGAGAAAGTTAAGGCTGTTGTGTTGGAAAATGCTCTAGGGAATCTCAAGCTAATAGCTCCAACAATTCAAAAAGATCTTGTGAATACTTGTGCAACTGAAACTATTAAGAAGATCATTAAGGATATGAATGgtgccttcttttctttattagtTGATGAATCACGTTATATATCAGTTAAAAAACAAATGGGGGTGGTGTTTCGTTATGTGGACAAAAAGGGGGATGTAATTGAAAGGTTTGTGAGCATTCAACATGTTAGTGATACTATATCAAACTCACTGAAAGAGGCTATTTACACATTGTTTTCAAGAGAAGAATTGAGCACTTCCTTGCTAAGAGGACAAGGATATGATGGAGCTAGTAAGATGAAGGGCGAGTTCAATGGTCATAAAACACAGATTTTAAGAGAAAATCCTTGTGCCTATTATATTCATTATTTTGCACATCAACTTCAATTAGCTCTTGTGGCCATGGCAAAAGGAAACGCCGATGTTGCTACTTTCTTCACATCTTGTGATAGCTTggttaatattgttggagCATCGTGTAGGCTACGTGACATGCTTAGAGATCAACTACAAAagtgtcacatcccgggattggctccgtcgtagcacgatattatccgctttgggcccccctctctgcctgcacggttttgtttctgggagctcacgagcaacttcccagtgggtcacccatcttgggattgctctggcccccaactcgcttaacttcggagttcctacgactccgaagccagtgagctcccaaaagaccTCGTACTaaatggatgcgggtgtgcatatataaggcacatcaccccctctctattggttgatgtgggatcttacaatccaccccccttaagggcccgacttcctcgtcggcacactcacaccacacggcagagtggctctgataccaaattgtcacatcccgggattggctccgccgtagcacgatattgtccgctttgggcccccctctctgcacgcacgattttgtttctgggagctcacgagcaacttcccagttggtcacccatcctggaattgctctggcccccaactcgcttaacttcggagttcctacgactccgaagccaatgagctcccaaaagacctcgtgctagatggatgcaggtgtgcacatataaggcacatcaccccctctccgtggttgatgtgggatcttacaaaaAGGATATTACAAAAGCTCTTGAAAAATGATAATCTTCCAACAGGGCGAGGATTAAATCAAGAAACTTGTTAAGCGCGCTAATGATACACGTTGGAACTCACATTATGGTACATTACTTAGTATCATTTATATGTTCAAATCTATGGTGAAAGTGTTTCAATTGATTATTGAAGATGGCTCCACTGTAATATAGGTGAAGCAAATAGGTCATTGAGAGAAATAcaatcttttgagtttgtaTTTCACCTATTTTTTATGAATCTTTATTGGGAGCCACAATTGATTTGTCACAAGCATTACAAAGGAAAGACCAAGATATTGGGAATGCAATGTCTTTAGTCAAAGATTGCACTACAAATATGAGAGATAATGGATTTGAAGCCTTGCTTGATCAAGTATCTTCCTTTTGTGGCAAACATGATATTGAGGTTCCAAACGTGGATGATGCATATGTAGCTAATTGGAGATCACATCGCAAAGCTCCTAGAATAACAAAAATCCATCATTATCGTATGGACATCTTCATTCAAATCATTGAGTGGCAACTTGCGGAGTTAAATCATCGCTCTAGTGAGGTAAATACTGAGTTGCTTCTTTGTTTGGCATGTTTGAATTCGAATGATTCATTCATAGCTTTTGACAAACAAAAGCTTCTTCGTTTTGCTAAATTTTATCCTCAAGAATTTACTCCCCGAGACCTCTTGGCacttgaagatcaacttgGGATTTATATTCATCATATGTGTACAAGAAgtgatttttctcaattgaAAGGGATCGGCAGCCTTGCAAGAAAAATGGTGGAGAAATGATTGCATAGAACATTTAATTATGTCTATTTGCTTTTGACATTAGCCTTAACTTTACCGGTTGCAACTGCTTCAGTGGAGAGACCATTTTCTACTATGAATGTTGTGAAAGGTCCACTTCGCAACCGAATGGGAGATCAATGGTGATAGCTTACTTGTTTATATTGAGAAAgatgtgtttgtttgtattgATAATGAAACTATAATGGGAcgttttcaaaatataaaaactcgTCGTGGACAATTGTAATATGGTTTTTTCtattaattatgaattataaattattctttcatttttatgagTTCATTTTTGTATAGAAAGTTTTTACCCTTTTAGATGTTGACCCCTGCAAGGAAAATTCTTGGATCCGTCCCTGTAGAAGGTACTAATTTTTATAACTTTGGAGACTTATTACTACTAGTTGAAGTTCAAAAAGATATAAAATTTCCTTGTAATTATTTCTAACGGCTCTCTATAGTTCTCTTTAGCTAGCTTGACATATTTATATTGCCTTGAAAGAGAATTAGGATATTCCTTTTTTCAatgttgttttagttttttagtCTTGGTCTAAACTCTATGAATTGTCTGTGTTATTTTTCTCTTATAATTCCAGAAACTTGGTTGAGTTTGTTGAGTGTTTGTAGTCTCTTTAGGAGAATCAAGCTAGTTAGCGGCCAATTTTGTCCTTGATGTAAAAAGATTCAGGGAAACTATGATAGTAGAAATGGGTTATAGAAAAGTTAATTTTTTAGAGTGATTCTCTCTAGATAATTTCAGTTCTTTCGCTAGCTCAGGTCACTTGGAAAGTTTTATCCATATTCGCCATACTACTATTGGGATGGCTACTTTTACATTCTCTATcatttgtacttttttttcttgttaatcTCTTTTTATCCacacacacccaaaaaaaaagagtgtcGGGTATTATTGGGTTATTGAGACTTGGAGAGAAATCCATGTTTCATAGGCATAAcaactttctctctccttaccTCCCTACTTATTTCTCCCCTTTCTCATCTATTGGATATGGGGTTTTAATTGTGGGGAGGTTATTTGTGTCTAGATTTGTTTTGgatcttgattttttttacccAAATCTACTTGGATATGTGGTTTTGTTGGTTGGTTTTTGTTGTAGGGTGACAGGTTGTAATCTCGGTGGTGTTCTCTATCTCCAACGCCGTGACAACGACTGCTGTGGCGGAGGTAGCATCAATGGTGGTGGCTCTGTTGATTTTTGGTTATTGTTTGTTggcaattttattattttgtaaaaattgcATTAACTCTTTGTGACTTGGGtgtttgattgttttctagtctttacttgtattttgtactTGTGAGAGTTTAAAAGTTGTAGTTGTATTAGTAGATTTATGGATTAACCCTGTATAGATACTATACTTCAATATTTGTACTACCCCTTTGTGGGTAGTTATACTTACCCTTGTGACTGATGGTCCTTATGTCTAATTTATGagtacaattatttttttttctgtttataaatatatatatatatatatatatagagagagagagagagagtgagagagagaattgggtaGTTGTGTAATATAGGTGTTAATAATTTATCTACAATCTTGCACTTAATATAACATATTTGTATTGGATCTCTTGTGGCCTTCTGGTCCATGCTTCACATGGGATGCTAGGGATGAGATTCTTTTCTTTCACCAATaccattcttttctttaatacTAAATAAAGAACTCTTACTTATGTATATACGATTCAGATTGAAAGCTAAGCAACACCTTtctgggggaaaaaaaaaggaaagaaagctAAAGGAATACCAAAACAAGGGtgtcttt
This window encodes:
- the LOC109949803 gene encoding uncharacterized protein LOC109949803; its protein translation is MDRYYKRKFSSTTSSLDNVGSSSLRDVGILRDVVGSSKESELQDVLANLPANPGLQPQLLDYDPNIRDEIFVEARSSFHGNKESDTPNNKGNNVELLQFLVDHDEKVKAVVLENALGNLKLIAPTIQKDLVNTCATETIKKIIKDMNGAFFSLLVDESRYISVKKQMGVVFRYVDKKGDVIERFVSIQHVSDTISNSLKEAIYTLFSREELSTSLLRGQGYDGASKMKGEFNGHKTQILRENPCAYYIHYFAHQLQLALVAMAKGNADVATFFTSCDSLVNIVGASSTIDLSQALQRKDQDIGNAMSLVKDCTTNMRDNGFEALLDQVSSFCGKHDIEVPNVDDAYVANWRSHRKAPRITKIHHYRMDIFIQIIEWQLAELNHRSSEVNTELLLCLACLNSNDSFIAFDKQKLLRFAKFYPQEFTPRDLLALEDQLGIYIHHMCTRSDFSQLKGIGSLARKMVEK